The genomic segment TTCTCCCGGGCCGTTCGTTAAAATTGTTATTCGCAAAAAATTCACATCCCCGAAATAAAATACTTAGCAAATCAGAATATTTTATAATAATTAATGACGAGAAGGAAATTTTTTATGTAATTATAAATATAAATCAGGAGAATAAATAAATTTGTACAGAAAATTATTAGCAAGTGTTAGAGAATATAAGAAATCATCTTTACAAGCTCCGTTTTTCGTCTCTCTTGAAGTCGTGATGGAGTGTATAATTCCCTTCATTGTAGCAAAACTTGTGAATCAAATTCGTGCGGGCTGTGATTTTATTATCATGCTTGAATATGGCGTGATTCTCGTGATAATGGCTTTCTTGTCGCTTTTATTCGGGATAATTGCGGGTAATGCCTGCTCGACTGCCTCATGCGGATTCGCTAAAAATTTGCGGAGTGATTTATTTAGATCTATACAAAAATTTTCATTTGAGAATCTCGATAAATTTCCTACTGCCTCACTTGTTACGAGACTCACAACTGATGTGTCAGGAGTTCAGGAAGCATATATGATGATTATTCGTACAGTTATAAGAGCACCGTTAATGCTGATATTCTCGTTTATAATGGCGTTGATAATGGGCGGGAGAATCGCGTTAATTTTTTTGTTGACTGCGCCGTTTTTAGGGGGCGGGCTTTATTTTCTTTCTAAGCTGGCTATGATTACATTCAGGAAAATATTTCGCAAGTACGATAAATTAAATAATTTGATTCAGGAAAATATACGGGGAATCAGAGTCGTTAAATCATTCGTCCGTGAAGATTACGAGAAAGAGAAATTTTCACGCAGTGCCGAAGAAATTTGCAATGATTTTATACGAGCTAGGAAAATTTTAGTGCTGAATAATCCCTTAATGCAATTTTGCTTGTATATAGTCATGATATTTATATTGTATTACGGATCTTATAAAGTAATCACGACTCGCGGGCTTGATTTGAACATCGGGCAGATTTCGTCATTAATCACATACGGAACTCAAATTTTAGGGAGTCTTATGCGCCTGTCTATGGTACTTGTTATTATTACCCTTGCAAGAGAGAGCGCAGTACGTATTGTTGAAGTCTTAGAAGAAGGGGAGAAACCTGCACTAACAAGCCCGGTTAACGGCATTAAAGAAATTTCAAGCGGAGAAATAGAATTTATTGACGTAAATTTTATATATAATTCAGCAAGAAATCAGCAAAATATTTTACATGAAAGCATGACGGGAACGCAAAATCTTTCACACGATAACGACTCTAATAGCAATAAAAATATTTCAGGCTCGCAAAATTTCTCACATGAAAGCATGACGGGAACGCAAAAATTTTCACATGATAATGACTCTAACACGCAAAATTCAAGACTCTACGCACTAAGAAATATAAATCTGCACATAGAATCAGGCTCAACGATCGGAATAATCGGGGGGACTGGCTCATCAAAGACTACGCTAATACAATTAATTCCGAGACTCTATGACGTAACGAGCGGCGTTATAAAAATTTCCGGTCATGATGTTAAAGAATATGATTTGAACTCGCTGCGAAATAATATAGCTCTAGTTCTGCAAAAAAATGAGCTTTTCACGGGAACTATACGCGATAATTTACTATGGGGCAATGAGAACGCGACGGACTCGCAAATTATAGAAGTCTGCAAAATCGCTCATGCTGATGAGTTTATCGAGAAATTACCCGCAAAATATAATACTCACATTGAACAGAACGGCACGAATTTATCAGGCGGACAGAAACAAAGATTATGCATAGCCCGGGCGTTATTAAAGCAGCCTAAAATTTTAATTCTTGATGACTCAACAAGTGCTGTAGACACTCATACTGATGCGCTAATACGTTCAGGATTAAAAAATTATCTGCCTAATACTACTAAAATTATAATTTCACAGCGTATATTATCAGTTCAGGATGCTGATAAAATTATTGTCATGGATGACGGAGAAATAAAAGCGGTCGGAACTCATAAAGATTTATTAAAGTCGAGCGCAATTTATAACGAGATTTATTTATCACAGACAAGAAAGGAGCTATTATAATGACTAAAAAATTTCTAGCAGTCTTAATTATTGCGTTAATCTGTATGAATGCTGATACTTGTTTTGCTGAATCGTGGAGTGCTTATTTTGGGTCTTACTGGGATTATTTTTTCGGGACAAATGACGGCCAAGAGAATCCGGACTCAAACTCAGCAAGTAATAAAGCAGCTTTACCGGAAAATATCGCTAAAAACTGGGACAAATTGACGGATTCACTGAATGACGCGCTTCAATTACGTGACAAACAAGAAAATTTGCCTAATAATGCATGGTTCGGAGAAGATAAACAAAGCAACGCAGCAAAAATTAATAAATTACTAGACTCGGCACTGAGCATATTAATTAACGGCGAGGCCGGACAAATGCGTCACGAGGCTTCAGAATTACGCGCAAAAATCGCAAAAATGAGAGTCGAACTCGATACACTGCGCAACAAAAAAATTACTGCACCTGACAGCAATTATTATATATTATTCTGGAGACTCACAAAGGAG from the Synergistaceae bacterium genome contains:
- a CDS encoding ABC transporter ATP-binding protein, whose translation is MIFILYYGSYKVITTRGLDLNIGQISSLITYGTQILGSLMRLSMVLVIITLARESAVRIVEVLEEGEKPALTSPVNGIKEISSGEIEFIDVNFIYNSARNQQNILHESMTGTQNLSHDNDSNSNKNISGSQNFSHESMTGTQKFSHDNDSNTQNSRLYALRNINLHIESGSTIGIIGGTGSSKTTLIQLIPRLYDVTSGVIKISGHDVKEYDLNSLRNNIALVLQKNELFTGTIRDNLLWGNENATDSQIIEVCKIAHADEFIEKLPAKYNTHIEQNGTNLSGGQKQRLCIARALLKQPKILILDDSTSAVDTHTDALIRSGLKNYLPNTTKIIISQRILSVQDADKIIVMDDGEIKAVGTHKDLLKSSAIYNEIYLSQTRKELL